GAGGTCTTTTTTATTTAATTCGGTAGGAAATTAAACAGTAGCTTTTACTTTCGGATCTAAATCACCTTTAGCGTAAAGATCGGCAAAATAATTGGTGCTGTTTTGTTTGATCTTACTTGCTTGACCTTCGCACCAGAACTGCTTGTATCTGTCAAGACAAACTTGCTTCATGTATTTTCTAGCAGGTTTGTTGAAATGTCTTGGGTCAAAGTTTGCCTTGTCAGCAAATGCTGCCTCTCTTACCGCGGCAGTGAAAGCAAGTCTGTTATCGGTATCAATGTTGACTTTCCTAACTCCATTTCTTATTCCCTCTTGAATCTCTTCAACAGGAACACCATATGTTTGAGGAATTTCACCACCATATTTGTTAATGATATCTAACCATTCCTGAGGAACTGAACTAGATCCATGCATTACAAGATGTGTATTCGGAAGTGCTTTATGGATTTCAGCAATTCTGCTTATTGCAAGAACTTCTCCTGTAGGCTTCCTTGTGAATTTATATGCACCGTGACTTGTACCTATAGCAATTGCTAATGCATCAACTTTTGTTTTAGCAACAAAATCTGCAGCTTCTTCAGGATCAGTCAAAAGCATATCTGTAGAAAGTTCACCTTCAAATCCATGACCATCTTCTGCCTCACCCTTTCCTGTCTCTAATGAACCTAAGCAACCCAACTCTCCTTCAACACTAACTCCAACTGAATGAGCAAAATCTACTACTTTTTTAGTAACTGCAACGTTATATTCGTAACTAGCAGGTGTTTTTGCATCTGCCTCTAGAGAACCATCCATCATTACTGATGTGAAACCATTTATTGCTGCTGAATAGCATGTTGATGGCTCATTACCATGGTCTTGGTGCATTACCACTGGAATATTAGGATATGTTTCTGTCGCAGCAAGGATTAGATGACGTAGGAAAATTTCTCCTGCATAATTTCTTGCTCCTCTTGAAGCTTGGAGGATTACAGGACTATCAGTTTCATATGCTGCTTCCATGATTGCTTGAACTTGCTCAAGGTTATTAACATTGAAAGCTGGAATACCGTAACCATTCTCAGCAGCGTGATCTAAAAGTAGTCTTAGTGGAACTAGGGCCATAATTAAAATAAGTTAAATGCTATGTAAAGCATATGTTTCCGAGAGTTTAGTATAAAGAGGTATCAAATGTCACGTTATTAGATATACAAAATACTAAATTAAAGAAACTAATTTTATGACCTAGAGTGTATTTTTAGAATTTTTTAGTTAGTATTTGTAGCCTGCTACAAACAATTGTTCATCAGATGAAGGTTGAGATCCTGCTACATAGGCACCTTTTGAAGCTTCAGAGTTTGCTTGAGCTCTTGCTATTAAAGCATTTTGACCTCCTTCTATATCACTTCCCTTCCAGGCCTTTAGGCATGAGTGCTGTAATGCTCTTCCATAGGAGAATGAAACATTCCATAAAGCTTTCCTGAAAAGTGTGTTCATATTATTTAAATAAACAGAAGCAGCCTCTTCGCTTAATCCTCCTGATAAGAAAACTATTCCAGGGACAGATGCAGGAACACATCTTTCCATAGTTCTAATTGTCATTTCAGCAACCTTCATGGGATCAGCCTTTGTTGGACAATCTGCTCCATTAACGGTCATAGAAGGTTTTAATAGTGTTCCTTCTAGAAAAACTCCATTTGCTTGACAGGCAATATAAACTTGCTTTATTACTTCTTCTTGTACTTCAGCAGTTTTTTCAATAGTATGGTCGCCGTCCATTAATATTTCAGGTTCAATAATTGGTACCAAACCAGATTCTTGAACTGATCTTGCATACCTTGCTAATCCCCAGGCATTCTCTTGTATTGATAGTTTTGAAGGACAACCATCATTTGTAATCTGCAGAACTGCTCTCCACTTTGCAAATCTTGCACCCTGTTCATAATATTTTGCTGCTCTTTCAACTAATCCATCTAGGCCAGAGCAAAAAGTTTCTACATCTCCTGCTCCAGGGAGTGGATTTAAACCTTTATCGACCTTTATACCTGGAATAATACCTAAATCATTCAGTTTCTTAACCATTGACTCACCATCTTGGTGATTCTGATAAAGAGTTTCTTCGAAGAGAATTGCTCCACTGATGTATTTCCCGAGACCTTCTGTAGTAAAAAGCATTCCTCTATATGCCTTCCTATTCTCTTCAGTATTCTCAACTCCAATTCCAGAGAGTCTTTTCCCCACTGTTTTAGTTGATTCATCTACCGCTAATATCCCTTTCCCTTTAGAAGCTAGTAATTGAGCATTTTCTTTAAGCTCATTTTTGTAATAATTTAAAGCCATTCTTTAATAATTCAGTTCAATTGATTTTTCCAGAATATGAATAAAAAATAAAATCAATCTAATACTTTATTGGGTGATAATTGCTACTTAAAAATGTATAGCCTTAAATTTTTATGGTTAATCCACTTTTCGATGATTCTTTTATGGCTTCGCAAACTTTATGACTGGCAAGTCCCTCGCATAAACCTGGAATGATGGGTGTTTTATTAAAAATACTCTCGGCCCATAAATTTTGAATTCTCAAAATTGGAGCTATCCTCCCATCAGTCCATGTTTTTTCAAAATTAAAACTTGAATCTGCAGTTAGATTTTGTATTTTATTGTCATTATTCGAATATTTTAAATTAAAACCATGTACATAATCCTTTTGGTTTTCGCTTTTAAGAATAAGTGAACCTTCGCTGCCATATATTTCTAAACTAAATCCTCTACCGTTTTTAGAAATCGATGATAAAGATACCTGACATGGAATAAGATTAGAACTGTAGTTTGATATTTCTATATTGGCTAGACAAATATCTTCGCTCGTAACATCAAGTAAATCAGATGAATTTGTTAAAGGTCTTTTTTTTATTGATGTGGCTAACTTTCCAGAAACTTTTATTGATTCTCCAAAAAACCAATTCAACATATCAAATGCATGAGTACCTAATGCGCCAATAACTCCTCCACCTTTTTCTTCCAAAGAATACCAATTCCAAACTCTTTTAGGGTCGGATCTGCTGCCCATTAACCAATCTAATTTGACTAAATATATATCGCCTAGGATATTTTCATCAATAA
The window above is part of the Prochlorococcus marinus CUG1415 genome. Proteins encoded here:
- a CDS encoding Gfo/Idh/MocA family protein; amino-acid sequence: MNTKNKKLKIAIAGLGFGKKVHLEALKESGYLTPVAIYHYEKKQKSILEKQTGLDFFHNWEDLVKSPEIDGIIIATPPESRFKLAKQALENNKNLLLEKPVSITSSEIEELQRISLINNLSVCVDFEYRAVPLFLQTKKLIDENILGDIYLVKLDWLMGSRSDPKRVWNWYSLEEKGGGVIGALGTHAFDMLNWFFGESIKVSGKLATSIKKRPLTNSSDLLDVTSEDICLANIEISNYSSNLIPCQVSLSSISKNGRGFSLEIYGSEGSLILKSENQKDYVHGFNLKYSNNDNKIQNLTADSSFNFEKTWTDGRIAPILRIQNLWAESIFNKTPIIPGLCEGLASHKVCEAIKESSKSGLTIKI
- the fba gene encoding class II fructose-bisphosphate aldolase (catalyzes the reversible aldol condensation of dihydroxyacetonephosphate and glyceraldehyde 3-phosphate in the Calvin cycle, glycolysis, and/or gluconeogenesis), yielding MALVPLRLLLDHAAENGYGIPAFNVNNLEQVQAIMEAAYETDSPVILQASRGARNYAGEIFLRHLILAATETYPNIPVVMHQDHGNEPSTCYSAAINGFTSVMMDGSLEADAKTPASYEYNVAVTKKVVDFAHSVGVSVEGELGCLGSLETGKGEAEDGHGFEGELSTDMLLTDPEEAADFVAKTKVDALAIAIGTSHGAYKFTRKPTGEVLAISRIAEIHKALPNTHLVMHGSSSVPQEWLDIINKYGGEIPQTYGVPVEEIQEGIRNGVRKVNIDTDNRLAFTAAVREAAFADKANFDPRHFNKPARKYMKQVCLDRYKQFWCEGQASKIKQNSTNYFADLYAKGDLDPKVKATV
- a CDS encoding class I fructose-bisphosphate aldolase — its product is MALNYYKNELKENAQLLASKGKGILAVDESTKTVGKRLSGIGVENTEENRKAYRGMLFTTEGLGKYISGAILFEETLYQNHQDGESMVKKLNDLGIIPGIKVDKGLNPLPGAGDVETFCSGLDGLVERAAKYYEQGARFAKWRAVLQITNDGCPSKLSIQENAWGLARYARSVQESGLVPIIEPEILMDGDHTIEKTAEVQEEVIKQVYIACQANGVFLEGTLLKPSMTVNGADCPTKADPMKVAEMTIRTMERCVPASVPGIVFLSGGLSEEAASVYLNNMNTLFRKALWNVSFSYGRALQHSCLKAWKGSDIEGGQNALIARAQANSEASKGAYVAGSQPSSDEQLFVAGYKY